A genomic segment from Mycobacteriales bacterium encodes:
- the selA gene encoding L-seryl-tRNA(Sec) selenium transferase, translating into MTDPRRLVPRTDAVLADPRLDGALGRLGRALVKEVVTGVQAEVRAGTLDPDSVVDTVLARLPAVPASLRPVLNATGVLVHTNLGRAPLSVAARAAVLAASGTTDVELDLATGRRGPRGTGALAALAAAAPDAEAVHVVNNGAAALVLAATALAAGREIVLARGEMVEIGDGFRIPDLLVSTGARLREVGTTNRVTLDDYAAAVGPETGFVLKLHPSNFVVSGFTSAVGAAELAGLAVPLVVDIGSGLLAPSPVLPDEPDAATALRAGAALVTASGDKLLGGPQAGLLLGRTDVVARLRRHPLARALRVDKLTLAALEASLRGPAVPVARFLAADPIALRTRAERLAGLLRANRIDAVAVDSEAAVGGGGGPGVVLPSAAVSLPEPYAERLRAGDPAVLGRVAGGRCLLDLRAVEETDDRALQRAVLQA; encoded by the coding sequence CTGACCGACCCGCGCCGACTGGTGCCGCGTACCGACGCCGTGCTCGCCGACCCCCGCCTCGACGGCGCGCTGGGGCGGCTGGGCCGGGCGCTGGTCAAGGAAGTGGTGACCGGGGTCCAGGCCGAGGTCCGGGCCGGGACGCTGGATCCGGACAGCGTCGTGGACACGGTGCTGGCCCGGCTGCCGGCGGTGCCGGCCAGCCTGCGCCCGGTGCTCAATGCGACCGGCGTGCTCGTGCACACCAACCTCGGGCGGGCGCCTCTGTCGGTCGCCGCCCGCGCGGCCGTGCTGGCCGCCAGCGGCACCACCGACGTCGAGCTGGACCTGGCCACCGGCCGGCGCGGTCCGCGCGGGACCGGAGCACTGGCCGCGCTGGCCGCCGCGGCGCCGGACGCCGAGGCCGTGCACGTGGTCAACAACGGCGCCGCCGCGCTCGTGCTGGCCGCGACCGCGCTCGCGGCCGGCCGGGAGATCGTGCTGGCCCGGGGCGAGATGGTGGAGATCGGCGACGGGTTCCGGATCCCGGACCTGCTGGTCTCCACCGGCGCCCGGCTGCGCGAGGTCGGCACCACCAACCGCGTGACGCTCGACGACTATGCGGCCGCGGTCGGCCCGGAGACCGGGTTCGTGCTCAAGCTGCACCCGTCGAACTTCGTGGTCAGCGGGTTCACCTCCGCGGTCGGGGCCGCGGAGCTGGCCGGGCTGGCCGTGCCGCTGGTGGTCGACATCGGCTCCGGGCTGCTGGCGCCCTCGCCGGTGCTGCCGGACGAGCCCGACGCGGCCACCGCGCTGCGGGCCGGGGCCGCGCTGGTCACCGCGAGCGGGGACAAGCTGCTCGGCGGTCCCCAGGCCGGCCTGCTCCTCGGCCGTACGGACGTGGTCGCCCGGCTGCGGCGGCACCCGCTGGCCCGGGCGTTGCGGGTGGACAAGCTCACGCTGGCCGCGCTGGAGGCGTCGCTGCGCGGCCCGGCCGTCCCGGTGGCGCGGTTCCTGGCCGCCGACCCGATCGCGCTGCGGACCCGGGCCGAACGGCTGGCCGGGCTGCTGCGGGCGAACCGCATCGACGCGGTCGCGGTCGACAGTGAGGCCGCGGTCGGCGGGGGCGGCGGGCCGGGCGTGGTGCTGCCGAGCGCCGCCGTCAGCCTCCCCGAGCCGTACGCGGAGCGGCTGCGGGCCGGGGACCCCGCGGTGCTGGGCCGGGTCGCCGGCGGGCGCTGCCTGCTCGACCTGCGCGCGGTGGAGGAGACCGACGACCGGGCGCTGCAGCGCGCCGTCCTGCAGGCCTGA